The following are encoded in a window of Lagenorhynchus albirostris chromosome 3, mLagAlb1.1, whole genome shotgun sequence genomic DNA:
- the BHMT gene encoding betaine--homocysteine S-methyltransferase 1 codes for MAPVGGKKTKKGILERLNSGEVMIGDGGFVFALEKRGYVKAGPWTPEAAVEHPEAVRQLHREFLRAGSNVMQTFTFYASEDKLENRGNYVAEKISGQKVNEAACDIARQVADEGDALVAGGVSQTPSYLSCKRETEVKKVFQQQLEVFMKKNVDFLIAEYFEHVEEAVWAVEALKASGKPVAATMCIGPEGDLHGVAPGECAVRLVKAGASIVGVNCHFDLTTSLQTVKLMKEGLEAAGLKAHLMSQPLAYHTPDCGKQGFIDLPEFPFGLEPRVATRWDIQKYAREAYNLGVRYIGGCCGFEPYHIRAIAEELAPERGFLPPASEKHGSWGSGLDMHTKPWIRARARKEYWENLRIASGRPYNPSMSKPDAWGVTKGTAELMQQKEATTEQQLRELFEKQKFRSA; via the exons ATGGCACCAGTCGGGGGCAAAAAGACCAAAAAG GGCATCCTAGAACGGTTAAACTCTGGAGAGGTCATGATTGGAGATGGAGGTTTTGTCTTTGCACTGGAGAAGAGGGGCTATGTGAAGGCAGGACCTTGGACCCCAGAAGCTGCTGTGGAACACCCAGAAGCAG TTCGCCAGCTTCATCGAGAATTCCTCAGAGCTGGATCGAATGTCATGCAGACCTTCACCTTCTACGCCAGTGAAGACAAGCTGGAGAACAGGGGAAACTATGTTGCAGAGAAAATATCC GGGCAGAAAGTCAATGAAGCTGCTTGTGATATTGCCCGGCAAGTAGCTGATGAGGGAGACGCCTTGGTGGCAGGAGGCGTAAGCCAGACACCTTCGTACCTTAGCTGCAAGAGGGAAACTGAAGTCAAAAAAGTCTTCCAGCAACAGTTAGAGGTCTTCATGAAGAAGAACGTGGACTTTTTGATCGCAGAG TATTTTGAACACGTTGAAGAGGCTGTATGGGCAGTTGAAGCCTTGAAAGCATCTGGAAAACCAGTGGCAGCGACCATGTGCATCGGCCCAGAGGGAGATTTACACGGTGTGGCCCCTGGCGAATGTGCAGTGCGCCTGGTGAAAGCAG GAGCTTCCATCGTTGGCGTGAACTGCCATTTTGACCTCACAACTAGCTTACAAACAGTGAAGCTCATGAAAGAAGGCCTGGAGGCCGCGGGACTGAAAGCCCACCTGATGAGTCAGCCCTTGGCCTACCACACTCCCGACTGTGGCAAACAGGGATTTATCGACCTGCCAGAATTCCCCTTCG GACTGGAGCCCAGAGTGGCAACCAGATGGGATATTCAAAAATACGCCAGAGAGGCCTACAACCTGGGGGTCAGGTACATAGGTGGGTGCTGTGGATTTGAGCCCTACCACATCAGGGCGATTGCAGAGGAGCTGGCCCCGGAAAGGGGATTTTTGCCACCAGCCTCAGAAAAACATGGCAGCTGGGGAAGTGGTTTGGACATGCACACCAAACCCTGGATCAGAGCAAG GGCCAGGAAGGAATACTGGGAGAATCTTCGGATAGCCTCAGGCAGGCCATACAACCCTTCTATGTCAAAGCCGGATGCCTGGGGAGTGACCAAAGGAACAGCCGAGCTTATGCAGCAGAAAGAAGCCACGACCGAGCAGCAGCTGAGAGAGCTCTTTGAAAAACAGAAGTTCAGATCTGCGTAA